One segment of Nothobranchius furzeri strain GRZ-AD chromosome 13, NfurGRZ-RIMD1, whole genome shotgun sequence DNA contains the following:
- the LOC139062478 gene encoding spectrin alpha chain, non-erythrocytic 1-like isoform X2 translates to MVEEGHFAGEEVKTKLSELHGRWDTLKAKASQRRQDLEDSLQAQQYFADANEAESWMREKEPIVGSPDYGKDEDSAEALLKKHEALMSDLSAYGSSIQALKEQAQSCRDLKANESRLRDINKVASELESEGLMAEEAPMVQAQQQEHLGSAPGKDEADSNPGFPQESSAARYCSSTS, encoded by the exons atggtggaggaag gccacttcgctggtgaggaagtgaagactaaactgtcggagcttcatggacgttgggacacgctgaaggccaaggcgtcccagaggaggcaggacctggaggactctctgcaggcccagcagtactttgcggatgctaatgaggccgagtcctggatgagggagaaggagcccatcgttggaagtcctgactacgggaaagacgaggactcggccgag gctctcctgaagaagcacgaggccctgatgtcggacctgtcggcttacggcagcagcatccaggccctgaaggagcaggcccagtcctgcagg gacctgaaggccaacgagtcccgcctgagggacatcaacaaggtggcatctgaactggagtcagaaggtctgatggctgaggaggctcctatggttcaggctcag caacaagaacatctgggttctgctcctggaaag gatgaagccgactctaaccccggctttccacaggagtcgtcagcagcacgttactgcagcagcacgtcatag
- the LOC139062478 gene encoding spectrin alpha chain, non-erythrocytic 1-like isoform X1, with protein sequence MVEEGHFAGEEVKTKLSELHGRWDTLKAKASQRRQDLEDSLQAQQYFADANEAESWMREKEPIVGSPDYGKDEDSAEALLKKHEALMSDLSAYGSSIQALKEQAQSCRQQVAPTDDETGKELVLALYDYQEKSPREVTMKKGDILTLLNSTNKLNEDGETGRTWRRSRSCRRSLTTSRRT encoded by the exons atggtggaggaag gccacttcgctggtgaggaagtgaagactaaactgtcggagcttcatggacgttgggacacgctgaaggccaaggcgtcccagaggaggcaggacctggaggactctctgcaggcccagcagtactttgcggatgctaatgaggccgagtcctggatgagggagaaggagcccatcgttggaagtcctgactacgggaaagacgaggactcggccgag gctctcctgaagaagcacgaggccctgatgtcggacctgtcggcttacggcagcagcatccaggccctgaaggagcaggcccagtcctgcagg caacaagtggctccaactgacgatgagaccgggaaggagctggttctggctctgtacgactaccaggagaagagtcctcgagaggtcaccatgaagaagggcgacatcctcacgctgctcaacagcaccaacaag ctgaatgaggatggagagacgggtcggacctggagaaggtcgaggtcttgcagaagaagtttgacgacttccagaag gacctga
- the LOC139062478 gene encoding spectrin alpha chain, non-erythrocytic 1-like isoform X3, with protein MVEEGHFAGEEVKTKLSELHGRWDTLKAKASQRRQDLEDSLQAQQYFADANEAESWMREKEPIVGSPDYGKDEDSAEALLKKHEALMSDLSAYGSSIQALKEQAQSCRQQVAPTDDETGKELVLALYDYQEKSPREVTMKKGDILTLLNSTNKVVLLELASLAE; from the exons atggtggaggaag gccacttcgctggtgaggaagtgaagactaaactgtcggagcttcatggacgttgggacacgctgaaggccaaggcgtcccagaggaggcaggacctggaggactctctgcaggcccagcagtactttgcggatgctaatgaggccgagtcctggatgagggagaaggagcccatcgttggaagtcctgactacgggaaagacgaggactcggccgag gctctcctgaagaagcacgaggccctgatgtcggacctgtcggcttacggcagcagcatccaggccctgaaggagcaggcccagtcctgcagg caacaagtggctccaactgacgatgagaccgggaaggagctggttctggctctgtacgactaccaggagaagagtcctcgagaggtcaccatgaagaagggcgacatcctcacgctgctcaacagcaccaacaag gttgttttacttgaactcgcgtctttagctgaatga